From the Flavimarina sp. Hel_I_48 genome, one window contains:
- a CDS encoding phosphatase PAP2 family protein: METLQQLDTELFIYLNNLGSVRWDGLWLGITYKWNSIPIYIVLLILVYKNLGLKKTGLVLLFVALLITCTDQLANLFKHGFERLRPCRAELLVDRARFIAGRCGSFGYFSAHAASSMSLAIFLGSVLRKKLRFLLPVLIIWAFIIGYSRIYVGVHYPGDVLTGIVIGGLIGYLFYRLFGFATAKLKLNTTFTK, translated from the coding sequence ATGGAAACCCTACAACAACTTGATACCGAATTATTCATATACCTGAATAACCTGGGTAGCGTAAGGTGGGACGGGCTGTGGCTTGGGATAACCTATAAATGGAATTCTATTCCTATTTATATTGTGCTGCTTATCCTGGTCTACAAAAACCTGGGTTTAAAAAAAACCGGACTCGTTCTGCTGTTCGTTGCTTTATTGATAACCTGTACAGATCAACTTGCAAATCTTTTTAAACACGGTTTTGAACGGTTGCGCCCCTGCCGGGCAGAATTGCTTGTTGACCGCGCACGTTTTATCGCTGGCCGCTGCGGCAGTTTTGGTTATTTCTCAGCACATGCCGCGAGTTCTATGAGTCTTGCTATTTTTTTGGGATCGGTATTGCGTAAAAAGTTGCGTTTTTTGCTGCCTGTGTTGATTATCTGGGCCTTTATAATTGGGTATAGTAGGATTTATGTGGGCGTACATTATCCCGGTGATGTACTCACGGGTATTGTTATAGGAGGTTTGATAGGATATCTTTTTTATCGGCTTTTTGGTTTTGCTACTGCCAAGTTAAAACTGAACACTACTTTTACAAAATAA
- the xerD gene encoding site-specific tyrosine recombinase XerD has translation MNWTQAVKEYFNYLKLERGLAENSLANYHFDLKKLQNWLLEVDSNAKPITIDQETVQQFIYEMAKNLNARSQARLISGLKGFFGYLLDEDYRMDNPMDLIESPKLGRKLPDTLSTGEIDQLIATVDLSKNEGSRNQAILETLYGCGLRVSELLDLKLSDLFFEEGFILVTGKGDKQRFVPIAQDTIKYINTYREETRDAQIAKPKFKDTLFLNRRGSRLTRAMIFTIVKNAAAFAGIQKKISPHTFRHSFATHLLQNGADLRAIQQMLGHESITTTEIYMHVDRTHLRKVMDEFHPRTNKNQSAKKTKA, from the coding sequence ATGAACTGGACGCAAGCGGTAAAAGAATATTTTAATTATCTAAAACTTGAGCGCGGCCTTGCCGAAAACAGTTTGGCCAATTACCATTTTGACCTGAAAAAACTGCAAAACTGGTTGCTTGAGGTAGATAGTAATGCAAAACCAATTACTATTGATCAGGAAACTGTACAGCAGTTCATTTATGAAATGGCTAAAAATCTAAATGCGCGCTCCCAGGCACGGCTTATTTCTGGCCTTAAAGGTTTTTTTGGGTATTTGTTAGATGAAGATTACCGTATGGATAACCCTATGGATCTCATAGAATCGCCAAAACTGGGCAGAAAACTTCCCGATACGCTTTCCACAGGGGAAATCGACCAACTTATTGCGACCGTTGACCTTAGCAAAAATGAAGGCTCACGCAATCAGGCGATCCTGGAAACTTTATATGGCTGCGGTCTGCGTGTTTCTGAATTGCTTGATCTTAAACTTTCAGATCTTTTTTTTGAGGAAGGTTTTATTCTGGTAACCGGGAAAGGAGACAAACAACGCTTTGTCCCCATTGCCCAGGACACGATAAAATATATCAATACGTACAGGGAAGAAACACGCGATGCACAGATAGCTAAACCGAAGTTCAAGGATACCTTATTTCTTAACCGGAGGGGATCCCGACTCACACGCGCCATGATATTCACCATCGTAAAAAACGCGGCCGCCTTTGCAGGAATACAGAAAAAAATAAGTCCGCATACCTTTAGGCATTCTTTTGCGACGCATTTATTGCAAAATGGGGCAGATTTACGTGCGATACAGCAGATGCTGGGACATGAAAGTATCACCACCACAGAAATCTATATGCATGTTGATAGAACGCATTTGAGAAAAGTAATGGATGAGTTTCATCCCAGAACGAATAAAAATCAATCCGCTAAAAAGACTAAAGCTTAA
- the cysS gene encoding cysteine--tRNA ligase has translation MSPLYQKQQLSIYNSLSGTKEVFKPILEGNIGMYVCGPTVYSNVHLGNVRTFMSFDMVFRYLKHLGYKVRYVRNITDAGHLEDDADQGEDKIAKKARLEQIEPMEVVQQYTIDFHNILQKFNCLPPSIEPTATGHIIEQIEIVKEIIENGFAYEKNGSVYFDVLKFNESHEYGRLSGRKLEDMIANTRELAAQSEKKNPQDFALWKKAEPQHIMRWPSPWGEGFPGWHLECTTMSTKYLGEQFDIHGGGMDLKFPHHECEIAQSEASCGKNPVNYWLHANMLTLNGKKMSKSTGNYINPGQIFTGENEFLSKGYAPGVARFFIMQAHYRSVLDFSDDALQASEKGFYRLMEGVNLLKSITASSTSSIDIQKWIASCYAAMNDDFNSPILIAQLFEAVKYIHQLKEGKETLSSDDLEAFINTIHAFVFEVLALEDSTTTADANTDKLSGALDLLIKLRNEARANKDFATSDQIRDTLLDMGIQLKDGREGTTYTIGQ, from the coding sequence ATGTCCCCTTTGTATCAAAAGCAGCAGTTAAGTATTTATAATTCGCTTTCTGGCACTAAAGAGGTTTTTAAACCTATTCTGGAAGGAAACATAGGCATGTATGTTTGCGGCCCTACCGTTTACAGCAACGTGCACCTGGGCAATGTGCGCACATTCATGTCTTTTGACATGGTTTTTCGCTATTTGAAACATCTGGGCTATAAAGTACGCTACGTACGCAATATTACAGACGCAGGCCATCTGGAAGATGACGCAGATCAGGGTGAGGACAAAATTGCAAAGAAAGCCCGTCTAGAGCAGATAGAACCTATGGAAGTGGTACAGCAATACACCATTGACTTCCACAATATCCTACAAAAATTCAACTGCCTGCCCCCCAGCATAGAGCCTACGGCCACAGGTCACATTATTGAACAGATAGAGATCGTCAAGGAAATTATTGAAAATGGTTTTGCCTACGAAAAAAATGGTTCAGTATATTTTGATGTCCTCAAATTCAACGAAAGTCACGAGTACGGTCGCCTAAGCGGTAGAAAGCTGGAAGATATGATCGCCAACACGCGAGAACTGGCAGCACAGAGTGAAAAAAAGAACCCGCAGGATTTTGCCCTTTGGAAAAAAGCCGAACCCCAGCATATCATGCGCTGGCCATCGCCATGGGGCGAAGGTTTCCCGGGGTGGCATCTGGAATGCACAACGATGAGTACCAAATATCTTGGCGAACAGTTTGACATTCACGGTGGCGGTATGGACCTTAAATTTCCGCATCATGAATGTGAGATCGCGCAAAGCGAAGCTTCCTGCGGAAAAAATCCTGTAAACTACTGGCTACACGCAAATATGCTTACTTTAAACGGTAAGAAAATGTCTAAAAGTACCGGGAATTACATCAACCCCGGGCAGATTTTTACAGGGGAAAACGAATTTTTGAGCAAAGGTTATGCACCAGGTGTCGCCCGCTTTTTTATAATGCAGGCACATTACCGCAGTGTCCTTGACTTTAGCGATGATGCTTTGCAGGCGAGTGAGAAAGGATTTTACCGACTCATGGAAGGGGTAAACCTTTTAAAGTCCATTACTGCGTCTTCAACGAGCAGTATTGATATTCAAAAATGGATAGCTAGTTGCTACGCTGCGATGAACGATGATTTTAATTCACCTATTCTTATCGCCCAGTTATTTGAGGCGGTCAAATACATTCATCAACTTAAAGAGGGCAAAGAAACCTTATCGAGCGACGATCTTGAAGCATTTATTAATACGATTCACGCTTTTGTTTTTGAAGTACTTGCATTAGAAGACAGCACGACAACGGCAGATGCGAATACAGATAAACTTTCCGGCGCACTTGATTTGCTTATTAAACTGCGCAACGAAGCGCGGGCAAATAAAGATTTTGCGACAAGTGATCAGATTCGGGATACCCTGCTTGATATGGGCATTCAGCTCAAAGATGGACGGGAAGGGACAACCTATACCATAGGTCAATGA
- the aroQ gene encoding type II 3-dehydroquinate dehydratase encodes MAKELKILIMNGPNLNMLGKREPDVYGNRSFEDYFSALQFKFKETELSYFQSNCEGDLITKLQQADPIFDGIVLNAAAYTHTSVGIGDAIAAIETPVIEVHISNVFAREEFRHHSYISKHAAGVILGFGLKSYELAIHSFLLEA; translated from the coding sequence ATGGCAAAAGAACTTAAAATACTCATAATGAACGGTCCCAATCTCAACATGCTGGGCAAACGTGAACCAGATGTGTACGGTAACCGCTCTTTTGAGGATTATTTTTCTGCCCTGCAGTTTAAATTCAAAGAGACTGAACTTTCTTATTTTCAGTCCAATTGCGAGGGGGATTTGATTACAAAACTACAGCAAGCTGATCCCATTTTTGACGGTATTGTATTGAATGCAGCGGCATATACCCATACTTCCGTGGGCATAGGGGATGCGATTGCCGCTATAGAAACTCCGGTAATTGAGGTGCATATTTCAAATGTCTTTGCACGTGAGGAATTTCGGCACCATTCTTATATTTCAAAACATGCGGCAGGCGTAATTTTGGGCTTCGGCCTAAAAAGTTATGAGCTTGCCATCCATTCTTTTCTGCTTGAAGCCTAA
- a CDS encoding sodium:solute symporter, with product MQASLILSLIAAYFGVLVLISFLTGGKGSNADFFKAGKESPWYLVAFGMIGASLSGVTFISVPGWVEASKFSYFQVILGYTVGYAVIGLVLLPLYYRLNLTSIYTYLEGRFGTYAYKTGASFFLLSRAIGSSFRLYLVANVLQLLVFDSMGIPFWVTVTLTILLIWLYTFRAGIKTIVWTDTLQTLFMLVAVGVAIYYISSDLGLNAGNFFNFLAESDLSKMFFFEDWKSSDFFFKQFLSGAFIAIVMTGLDQDMMQKNLTCRTLGDAQKNVFWFTIVLSVVNFVFLALGLLLTVYAEKHGISASKDDLFPFIATKANLGIAIGTCFILGLIAAAYSSADSALTALTTSFSIDILEIEKKYDEKKQVRMRKIIHMLVSLVLVLIIIIFKYVIANESVIARLFVFAGYTYGPLLGLYAFGLFSKWQVKDKFIPVVAIASPVLAFMISSLCETFLNFEFGFFILILNGALTYLGLVLLRRK from the coding sequence ATGCAAGCGTCCCTGATCCTATCTCTAATAGCTGCCTATTTTGGCGTTCTCGTACTCATTTCGTTCCTTACTGGAGGAAAAGGAAGCAATGCAGATTTCTTTAAGGCCGGGAAAGAATCGCCATGGTACCTTGTGGCCTTTGGGATGATAGGTGCTTCCTTGTCTGGTGTAACCTTTATCTCAGTACCGGGATGGGTAGAAGCCTCAAAATTTAGTTATTTTCAAGTGATACTGGGCTATACGGTAGGTTACGCAGTAATAGGGCTGGTGCTCCTTCCACTTTATTACAGGCTCAACCTCACCTCAATTTATACGTATCTCGAGGGCCGTTTTGGAACCTACGCCTATAAAACCGGAGCTTCCTTTTTTCTGCTCAGCAGGGCCATAGGTTCCAGTTTTAGGCTTTATCTGGTGGCAAATGTGCTCCAATTGCTTGTTTTTGACAGTATGGGAATACCCTTTTGGGTTACGGTAACGCTTACTATTCTTTTGATCTGGTTGTACACATTTAGGGCGGGGATCAAAACCATTGTATGGACTGATACGCTACAGACGCTCTTTATGCTTGTTGCCGTAGGCGTTGCGATATATTATATCTCCAGTGATCTGGGATTGAACGCCGGTAACTTCTTTAATTTTCTGGCCGAAAGCGACCTTTCTAAAATGTTTTTCTTTGAAGACTGGAAGAGCAGCGACTTCTTTTTCAAACAGTTTCTTTCAGGGGCATTTATAGCTATTGTAATGACGGGTCTGGATCAGGATATGATGCAGAAAAACCTAACCTGCCGTACGCTGGGTGATGCGCAAAAAAACGTATTCTGGTTTACTATCGTACTCAGTGTAGTGAACTTTGTCTTCCTGGCACTTGGCCTCCTACTTACCGTTTATGCAGAAAAACACGGGATTTCTGCGAGCAAAGATGATCTTTTCCCATTTATCGCCACAAAGGCAAACTTAGGGATTGCCATAGGAACCTGCTTTATACTGGGCCTTATAGCAGCAGCGTACTCCAGTGCAGACAGTGCGCTGACCGCATTGACAACTTCCTTTAGTATTGATATACTTGAAATAGAGAAAAAATACGACGAAAAAAAGCAGGTACGCATGCGCAAGATTATTCATATGCTCGTATCCCTTGTTCTCGTACTTATTATAATTATTTTCAAATATGTCATTGCAAACGAGAGTGTGATCGCCCGTCTCTTTGTATTTGCGGGTTATACCTATGGACCTTTATTGGGTCTTTACGCTTTTGGTCTTTTCAGTAAATGGCAGGTAAAGGACAAATTTATTCCGGTGGTAGCTATTGCATCACCGGTGCTGGCCTTTATGATAAGTAGTCTATGCGAAACCTTTCTAAATTTTGAGTTCGGTTTTTTTATACTTATCCTCAATGGGGCACTTACTTATCTGGGACTAGTATTGCTTAGACGCAAGTAA
- a CDS encoding VOC family protein has product MKYILAILFCAFQLQFLQAQHAQDSLKLKFDHESLLVSDMQKSADFYRDVLLLNEMKSPLDGPDRKWFSLGGNYQLHLIREDRKMVQNDVATHFSLSINDLDAYIAFLEKKGVKYTNWPTTEKAISIRPDNVRQIYVQDPDGYWIEVNDATY; this is encoded by the coding sequence ATGAAATATATATTAGCAATACTCTTCTGCGCTTTCCAACTTCAGTTTTTACAGGCCCAGCATGCTCAGGATTCTTTAAAGTTAAAATTTGATCATGAGTCCCTTTTAGTCTCTGATATGCAAAAAAGTGCCGACTTTTATCGTGATGTGCTATTGCTTAACGAGATGAAAAGTCCACTGGACGGCCCAGATCGCAAATGGTTCTCCCTTGGCGGTAATTACCAACTTCACTTGATACGCGAAGACCGCAAAATGGTGCAAAATGATGTGGCTACACATTTTTCTTTAAGTATCAATGACCTGGATGCTTACATCGCATTCTTAGAAAAAAAAGGGGTAAAGTACACAAACTGGCCCACTACCGAAAAAGCCATAAGCATACGCCCTGACAATGTGCGTCAAATTTATGTACAGGATCCAGATGGTTACTGGATTGAAGTGAACGACGCTACGTATTAA
- a CDS encoding NAD-dependent epimerase/dehydratase family protein — MKILVTGAAGFIGSHCAERLHHMGHEVVGADNFSPYYDQNLKHKNAKDLKDAGIPITRIDLREPGDFSKLKDDFDYIFHFAGQPGIAATSSFEDYLWNNLVATKNLIDFALTCTQLKLFINISTSSIYGLHATLSEESAPAPASFYGVTKLAGEQLVLSKSREKRIKTCSLRLFSVYGPRERPEKLYTKLIGCGFFNQEFPLFKGSEEHVRSFTYVGDIIDGVVSVIGNEEKVDGQIINMGSENEHTTGEGIAIVEELLDTQIRKNTTPKRQGDQMFTKANIDKARKLLNYNPNTTLKEGLKKQVAWYRKAFVD; from the coding sequence ATGAAAATTTTAGTAACCGGTGCTGCCGGATTTATAGGTTCGCACTGCGCAGAACGTTTGCATCACATGGGACATGAAGTTGTGGGTGCAGATAACTTCTCACCCTATTACGATCAGAACCTTAAACATAAAAATGCCAAAGACCTGAAAGATGCAGGCATCCCAATTACCCGTATTGATCTTCGGGAACCAGGGGATTTTAGTAAACTAAAGGATGATTTTGATTATATCTTTCACTTTGCCGGTCAACCGGGCATTGCCGCTACATCAAGTTTTGAGGATTACCTCTGGAACAATCTCGTAGCGACAAAAAACCTTATTGATTTTGCACTTACCTGCACACAGTTAAAGCTTTTTATAAATATTTCCACATCCTCCATATACGGTTTGCACGCCACGCTTAGCGAAGAATCCGCACCGGCGCCGGCATCTTTTTATGGAGTGACTAAACTTGCCGGGGAACAACTTGTCTTGTCAAAATCAAGGGAAAAAAGAATAAAAACCTGTTCACTGAGGTTATTTTCGGTTTATGGTCCCAGAGAGCGACCAGAGAAATTATATACTAAACTCATAGGTTGCGGTTTTTTCAATCAGGAGTTTCCACTTTTTAAAGGTAGCGAAGAACATGTGCGCAGCTTTACTTATGTGGGCGATATCATAGATGGCGTGGTTAGTGTTATAGGTAATGAGGAGAAGGTAGATGGCCAGATCATCAATATGGGCAGCGAGAACGAACATACAACAGGTGAGGGGATCGCTATTGTCGAAGAACTATTGGATACTCAAATACGAAAAAATACGACCCCAAAACGCCAGGGTGACCAGATGTTTACCAAAGCGAATATAGATAAAGCCCGAAAATTACTGAACTATAACCCAAACACCACTTTAAAAGAAGGGCTGAAAAAGCAGGTAGCATGGTACCGGAAAGCATTTGTAGACTAA
- a CDS encoding LamG-like jellyroll fold domain-containing protein, with translation MKKIYTLILLLSLCLLNLNAQTITLNGTDNKVSVPKNGSGVLNDFSAPHDFTIEVKFKFNSTPKGTIVSKHRSPSNGFFIEIQNGKIHSGMGSGLYTTITGEELVADVFYHAALSYEVATESFKLYVNGELVGSKEIAGTYKPNVNDNISMGSSDFWGEYNDLTLDYFRIWDVEKSAIEIAANKDIEVDCDNTELVLQYKFDNTQPLDNLDEVASCTGSNSGIFYGTKEVLGLPTVNKNIELHLFPNPATNSIQVSGLEKAAQYKIYNLLGRQVMNGSIVKNKEVDLQSLNKGIYFFSLDTGNTIKFMKNE, from the coding sequence ATGAAAAAAATCTACACGTTAATACTATTGTTGTCGCTATGCTTATTAAATCTCAACGCACAAACAATCACCTTAAATGGGACAGATAATAAGGTCAGTGTACCTAAAAACGGAAGTGGAGTATTAAATGATTTTAGTGCTCCGCACGATTTTACGATAGAGGTCAAATTTAAATTCAATAGTACACCTAAGGGTACGATTGTTTCAAAACACAGATCTCCGTCCAATGGTTTTTTTATTGAAATACAAAATGGAAAAATCCATTCTGGTATGGGTTCTGGACTTTATACAACCATTACAGGTGAAGAGTTAGTTGCAGATGTATTTTACCATGCAGCTCTAAGTTATGAGGTAGCTACTGAATCGTTTAAATTATATGTAAACGGAGAGTTAGTGGGCAGCAAAGAAATTGCCGGCACGTATAAACCGAACGTTAACGACAATATTAGTATGGGGTCCTCAGATTTTTGGGGTGAGTACAATGATTTAACGCTAGATTACTTTAGGATTTGGGATGTTGAGAAAAGTGCTATTGAGATAGCTGCAAACAAGGATATCGAGGTTGATTGTGATAATACTGAATTAGTTTTGCAATACAAATTTGACAATACGCAACCTTTAGACAACCTTGATGAGGTGGCAAGCTGTACAGGAAGTAATAGCGGTATTTTTTATGGAACCAAAGAAGTTCTGGGCCTCCCAACTGTTAATAAGAATATTGAATTGCACTTATTCCCCAATCCAGCCACAAATTCAATCCAGGTTTCAGGATTGGAAAAAGCAGCGCAGTATAAAATATATAATCTTTTGGGCAGGCAGGTTATGAACGGTTCTATAGTAAAGAATAAAGAAGTGGACTTACAGTCTTTAAATAAGGGAATTTATTTTTTCTCACTTGATACCGGAAATACCATAAAATTCATGAAAAATGAATAA
- a CDS encoding peptidylprolyl isomerase, whose translation MQDGIYAKFHTPKGEILVQLTYKKTPGTVGNFVALAEGNLENKAKDQGNPYYDGLKFHRVIPDFMVQGGDPQGSGSGGPGYKFDDEFHPELKHDTAGTLSMANAGPGTNGSQFFITHGATPWLDNKHTVFGKVVEGQDVVDAIKQGDTMDQVEIIRQGDEAENFNAVEAFRTFEGSREKRLAEEKQKSEAALDKIAAGFDKTDSGLRYKIIQKGDGKKAEKGKTVSVHYKGQLADGTVFDSSYKRNEPIDFQLGSGQVISGWDEGVAMLQIGDKARFVIPSDLGYGSRGAGGVIPPDATLIFDVELMGIK comes from the coding sequence ATGCAAGACGGTATTTATGCCAAATTTCATACGCCAAAAGGCGAAATTCTGGTACAGCTCACCTATAAAAAAACTCCTGGTACAGTTGGTAACTTTGTGGCTCTCGCTGAGGGAAACCTGGAAAATAAAGCAAAAGATCAGGGCAATCCATATTACGACGGACTCAAATTTCACCGTGTGATTCCAGATTTTATGGTACAGGGGGGAGATCCTCAAGGAAGCGGTAGCGGCGGTCCCGGTTACAAATTTGATGATGAGTTTCATCCAGAGCTAAAGCATGATACTGCGGGTACCTTATCCATGGCAAATGCAGGCCCGGGAACAAATGGGAGCCAGTTTTTCATCACGCACGGTGCTACGCCATGGTTAGATAACAAGCATACCGTTTTTGGTAAAGTGGTAGAAGGTCAGGATGTTGTTGATGCGATCAAGCAGGGCGACACAATGGATCAGGTGGAAATCATCCGTCAGGGAGATGAAGCCGAAAACTTTAACGCGGTAGAAGCTTTTAGGACTTTTGAAGGTTCTCGCGAAAAGCGACTTGCAGAAGAGAAACAAAAATCTGAAGCTGCACTTGATAAAATAGCTGCGGGTTTTGATAAAACAGATAGCGGTTTGCGCTATAAGATCATCCAGAAAGGTGATGGTAAAAAAGCTGAAAAAGGAAAGACCGTTTCCGTGCATTATAAAGGCCAACTGGCTGATGGGACCGTTTTTGACTCTTCTTATAAGAGAAACGAACCTATAGATTTTCAACTGGGATCTGGCCAGGTGATTTCTGGGTGGGATGAAGGCGTGGCCATGTTGCAAATAGGCGACAAGGCGCGTTTTGTAATACCATCTGATTTGGGTTACGGTTCCCGTGGCGCAGGCGGAGTGATACCTCCAGATGCGACATTGATCTTTGATGTTGAATTAATGGGCATAAAATAA
- a CDS encoding DUF192 domain-containing protein codes for MKYFFLFLFGSVLLSCNNSNGNASEELVTEEITFTKEGTLQIHKADSTTIPLDIEFAETDYETATGLMYRDAIEENQGMLFLFSSPSIHTFYMKNTEFPLDIIYITADKKIATIAADAKPFNEESLSSEVPVQYVLEVNGGLAKTWNVKVGDSISWARNK; via the coding sequence ATGAAATACTTCTTTTTATTCCTCTTTGGCAGTGTGTTGCTCTCCTGCAATAATTCAAATGGGAACGCTTCCGAAGAACTCGTTACCGAAGAAATTACTTTTACTAAGGAGGGAACATTGCAGATCCATAAAGCTGACAGCACAACAATACCGCTGGATATCGAATTTGCTGAAACGGACTATGAAACCGCCACCGGACTCATGTACCGTGATGCGATAGAAGAAAACCAGGGCATGCTTTTCCTGTTCAGCTCGCCTTCCATACATACTTTTTACATGAAAAATACCGAGTTTCCGCTTGATATTATCTACATCACCGCAGATAAAAAGATAGCCACCATCGCCGCAGATGCAAAACCCTTCAATGAAGAAAGTCTTTCTTCTGAAGTTCCTGTTCAGTATGTATTAGAAGTAAACGGAGGTCTTGCTAAAACCTGGAACGTAAAAGTGGGCGACTCCATAAGCTGGGCGCGAAATAAATAA
- the yidD gene encoding membrane protein insertion efficiency factor YidD codes for MTGKQLATAPFIFLVRIYQRAISPILPSSCRYQPTCSQYTVEALQKHGLLKGSWLSIKRIASCNPWGGSGPDPVPPKKK; via the coding sequence ATGACCGGCAAGCAGCTCGCAACCGCTCCATTTATATTTTTAGTGCGCATATATCAACGTGCAATTTCACCCATTTTACCCTCTTCTTGCCGCTACCAGCCCACCTGTTCTCAATACACGGTAGAAGCGCTACAAAAACATGGCCTTTTAAAAGGAAGCTGGCTCTCCATAAAACGTATTGCCAGTTGCAATCCCTGGGGTGGTTCTGGTCCAGATCCCGTTCCACCAAAAAAAAAGTAG
- a CDS encoding diphthine--ammonia ligase: protein MPSILFCLKPKAFLNWSSGKDSALALFIALSEEEYAINSLVTTVNVQADRVSMHGLRRALLHKQAEAIGLPLKEIVLPEDISMETYTETIAQEFRKFLKAGYSHTIYGDIFLEDLREYREKTLRNIGLQGVYPLWKKDTSKLAKQIIALGFKAVTVAVSDKALGKEYCGRAYDQDFLNNLPAGVDPCGENGEFHTFVHDGPIFKKPVSFELGKIIKRDLSTSTDKNKSWESIFWFCDLI from the coding sequence TTGCCATCCATTCTTTTCTGCTTGAAGCCTAAAGCTTTTCTAAACTGGAGCAGTGGTAAAGACAGTGCGCTGGCATTATTTATTGCTCTTTCTGAAGAAGAATACGCAATAAATTCCCTTGTGACCACCGTAAATGTGCAAGCAGACCGCGTTTCTATGCATGGCCTGCGTAGAGCGCTGCTCCATAAACAAGCTGAAGCTATAGGTTTGCCCTTAAAAGAAATCGTACTTCCGGAAGATATTTCCATGGAAACCTATACCGAAACCATTGCACAAGAGTTCCGCAAATTTTTAAAAGCTGGTTATTCCCATACTATTTACGGAGATATATTTTTAGAGGATTTACGGGAATATCGCGAGAAAACTTTACGGAATATAGGTTTGCAGGGTGTATATCCACTTTGGAAAAAGGATACTTCAAAACTCGCAAAACAGATTATTGCTTTGGGTTTCAAAGCGGTAACGGTAGCGGTTAGTGATAAAGCACTGGGCAAAGAATATTGCGGTAGAGCGTACGACCAGGATTTTCTAAACAATTTGCCAGCAGGTGTTGATCCCTGCGGCGAGAACGGGGAGTTTCACACCTTTGTTCATGATGGTCCCATTTTCAAAAAACCGGTTTCATTTGAGTTGGGAAAAATTATAAAGCGCGATTTGAGTACTTCTACTGATAAAAATAAATCCTGGGAAAGTATTTTCTGGTTCTGTGATCTTATTTGA
- the lgt gene encoding prolipoprotein diacylglyceryl transferase: MHALKMTWNPSTGFDLGFMTIHFYSLMFVVAFMLGWFLMKRIYKYENVDEEKLDPLFIYSVLAILLGARLGHVFFYQTELLWEDPLSVLLPFRFVPEIEYTGFQGLASHGAAIGMIIAMYLYNKKILHKSALWLLDRVILPVCLGGIFVRIGNFFNSEMVGKVTETSNIAIKFVQDQYNKYEVQRITGINNPRKAYQALTDDPQFASYIDAIPYRYPGQLMESAGYIIVFAILMAIYWKTDLRKKEGFIFGTFLVLLWSVRFIVEFFKRAQVEGRENWIFDLNTGQILSIPFILLGLFFIFRGLNQKGEKVY; the protein is encoded by the coding sequence ATGCACGCACTTAAGATGACATGGAACCCTTCTACGGGTTTTGACCTTGGTTTTATGACCATCCACTTTTACAGCCTTATGTTTGTTGTAGCTTTTATGCTGGGCTGGTTTCTTATGAAACGCATCTATAAGTATGAGAATGTTGATGAAGAAAAACTAGATCCCCTGTTTATTTATTCCGTATTGGCCATTTTGCTTGGCGCCAGGCTAGGTCATGTTTTCTTTTACCAGACGGAGTTGTTGTGGGAAGATCCCCTCTCGGTCCTTCTCCCTTTTCGGTTTGTACCAGAAATAGAATATACAGGTTTTCAAGGACTCGCCAGTCATGGCGCCGCCATTGGGATGATCATTGCGATGTACCTCTACAACAAGAAAATATTACATAAAAGTGCATTGTGGCTCCTGGATCGAGTAATCCTTCCGGTGTGTCTTGGCGGAATATTTGTACGTATCGGGAATTTTTTCAATTCAGAAATGGTGGGAAAAGTTACCGAAACCAGCAATATTGCCATAAAATTTGTACAAGATCAATACAATAAATATGAGGTGCAGCGCATTACGGGAATCAACAATCCCAGAAAAGCCTACCAGGCCCTTACCGATGACCCACAGTTTGCAAGTTATATTGATGCCATCCCCTACCGTTATCCTGGCCAACTCATGGAATCTGCCGGTTATATTATCGTTTTTGCCATCCTTATGGCGATTTACTGGAAAACAGATCTACGGAAAAAAGAAGGATTTATTTTTGGAACGTTCCTGGTTTTACTCTGGTCTGTACGTTTTATCGTGGAGTTCTTTAAACGCGCACAAGTGGAAGGCAGGGAGAACTGGATTTTTGATCTAAATACAGGTCAGATCCTTAGTATTCCATTTATTTTACTGGGTCTGTTCTTTATCTTCCGCGGTCTTAATCAAAAAGGTGAAAAAGTCTATTAA